TGTACCGGCGCTTCCCGAGCAAGGACGTCCTGGTGCGGCGGATAGCCGAGGAGGAGACGGCCCGGCTCACGGACCAGGCCCGGGCGGCGCTCGGGCAGGAGGACGAGCCGTGGTCGGCGCTGTCGCGCTTCCTGCGGACGTCGGTGGCCTCGGGCGCCGGCCGGCTGCTGCCGCCGCAGGTCCTGCGGGTCGGGGTGGCGGACGACGCCGACGGCGGTGCCGCCGGTGTCGGCGCTCCCGCCGGTGTCGCGTCCGGTGAGCCGCGCGTGCCGCAGCAGCGGATACAGCCGGGCTCCGGGGAGCTGCGGCTGATGTCCGAGGCGGCCGCGTCCGCCGGCGTCGCGGTCGGTGCGGTGGCTTCCCTGGCAGACGACGACGGGGCGGCGGCGCTGCTCGAGGTCGTGGGCCGACTGGTGGATCGGGCGCGGGCGGCGGGCGAGCTGCGGCCGGACGTCTCGGTGTCGGACGTGCTGCTGGTGATAGCCACCGCGGCGCCCTCGCTGCCGGACGCCGCG
This region of Streptomyces ambofaciens ATCC 23877 genomic DNA includes:
- a CDS encoding TetR/AcrR family transcriptional regulator; the encoded protein is MHVQDSHWSSASTVAPGGAMTAATGGARGDGARTAPLRVDAQRNLEHVLRAAREVFGELGYGAPMEDVARRARVGVGTVYRRFPSKDVLVRRIAEEETARLTDQARAALGQEDEPWSALSRFLRTSVASGAGRLLPPQVLRVGVADDADGGAAGVGAPAGVASGEPRVPQQRIQPGSGELRLMSEAAASAGVAVGAVASLADDDGAAALLEVVGRLVDRARAAGELRPDVSVSDVLLVIATAAPSLPDAAQQAAASARLLDILLEGLRSRPA